Proteins encoded within one genomic window of Alcanivorax sp. REN37:
- a CDS encoding GGDEF domain-containing protein, translating into MGALEQHLSQSGGIRQGRVVRYVAFATLVGGGVHTLACWVALQLSFFRDYDAFEPFFTLAWIGHGLFLALVLSGVNRRCRDPYLTQPLLWWSTLVLVVSVYQIDQVRLPVMMLFFAILQLGLFRSTRRQYARLSVACVAGYLAGILLAWQWHPERVELAVELIQWFGFALMTAAIVFMAGEIGLLSQRLADRNQELADVVRWTRALAVQDELTGLFNRRYATERLAKLRELADRGGLSLTVAYADLDHFKHINDRSGHQEGDRVLREFAALGSALLDERDFMARFGGEEFLLVFVEHPEHEVWARLERLRSGLAQQVAADGVPVTVSLGMACFQPGDSLDGLLQRADAALYRAKQAGRNRVERAAPALEEAL; encoded by the coding sequence GTGGGGGCGCTGGAACAGCATTTGTCGCAATCTGGCGGTATCCGGCAGGGCCGGGTGGTGCGCTATGTGGCATTTGCCACGCTGGTTGGCGGCGGCGTGCATACGCTGGCCTGCTGGGTGGCGTTGCAGCTGAGCTTTTTCCGTGACTACGACGCGTTCGAACCGTTCTTCACGCTCGCTTGGATCGGCCATGGGCTGTTTCTGGCACTGGTGCTGAGCGGGGTTAACCGCCGCTGCCGCGATCCTTACCTCACTCAACCGTTGCTGTGGTGGTCCACCTTGGTGCTGGTGGTGTCGGTGTATCAGATCGACCAAGTGCGGCTACCAGTGATGATGTTGTTCTTCGCCATCCTTCAGCTTGGTCTGTTCCGTAGCACCCGGCGCCAGTATGCGCGCCTCAGTGTGGCCTGCGTGGCCGGCTATCTGGCTGGCATCTTACTGGCCTGGCAGTGGCACCCGGAGCGGGTAGAACTGGCGGTGGAACTGATTCAGTGGTTCGGCTTTGCACTAATGACCGCCGCCATCGTGTTCATGGCCGGCGAAATTGGCCTGCTCAGCCAACGGCTGGCGGACCGCAACCAAGAATTGGCCGACGTGGTGCGCTGGACTCGCGCGCTGGCGGTGCAGGATGAACTCACCGGCCTGTTCAATCGCCGTTATGCCACCGAGCGGTTGGCCAAGCTGCGGGAGTTGGCGGACCGCGGTGGCCTGTCGCTAACGGTAGCCTATGCCGATCTCGATCATTTCAAACACATCAACGACCGCAGTGGCCACCAAGAAGGTGACCGGGTGCTGCGCGAATTCGCGGCGCTCGGCAGTGCGCTGCTGGATGAACGTGATTTCATGGCTCGCTTCGGCGGTGAGGAATTCCTGCTGGTGTTCGTCGAGCACCCGGAACACGAAGTGTGGGCGCGGTTGGAGCGGCTGCGCAGTGGTTTGGCGCAGCAAGTGGCAGCCGATGGCGTGCCGGTGACGGTGTCGCTCGGTATGGCCTGCTTCCAACCCGGCGACAGCCTGGATGGTTTGTTGCAGCGCGCCGATGCCGCGCTCTACCGGGCCAAGCAAGCCGGCCGCAACCGGGTGGAACGTGCCGCTCCGGCGCTGGAGGAGGCGCTGTGA
- a CDS encoding GGDEF domain-containing protein — protein MIGDRLMDPSLLQAQRASDRGVLAMRLAITALAIGALHTLFCLLFFQAGYLQLSGRHLLQGVVVFWGGQALLLALFMVYRRLQRPVRWVAFAWYLWILLALLCSAYAMSGFRLSLMLPFFAVMMLASFRHHLGGLTTLASVAVGGYLLVVFALWLRQGYTLDLTLEILQWLLFAATAVSFVVTGLGVSDLRRSLTQKNRDLGDALLQVRDMAIRDELTGLYNRRHIMDVLSQQQALAEAGSYRFALCFVDLDHFKRINDRYGHGVGDAVLRRFGQLARQCLREADYIGRLGGEEFVLVVTQADLAGAARLAERLQQQFRHSLFDDLTPGFGPTLSVGVAGYRPDEALSTTLARADACLYQAKAQGRDCIVTEHQLASAS, from the coding sequence GTGATCGGCGACCGCCTGATGGACCCCAGCTTGCTGCAGGCGCAGCGTGCCAGCGACCGCGGCGTGCTGGCCATGCGGCTGGCGATCACCGCGCTGGCGATCGGCGCCTTGCATACCCTGTTTTGCCTGCTGTTCTTCCAGGCCGGTTATTTGCAGTTGTCCGGCCGCCATCTGCTGCAGGGCGTCGTTGTGTTCTGGGGCGGCCAAGCGCTACTGCTGGCGCTATTCATGGTCTACCGCCGGCTACAGCGGCCGGTGCGCTGGGTGGCGTTTGCCTGGTACCTGTGGATCCTGCTGGCGTTACTGTGCAGCGCCTATGCCATGAGTGGGTTCCGACTCAGCCTGATGCTGCCGTTCTTCGCGGTGATGATGCTGGCCTCGTTCCGTCATCATCTCGGCGGGCTGACCACGCTGGCGTCCGTGGCGGTGGGCGGCTATCTGCTGGTGGTGTTCGCGCTGTGGCTGCGCCAGGGCTACACCCTCGACCTAACGCTGGAAATCCTGCAGTGGCTGCTGTTTGCCGCCACGGCTGTCAGCTTCGTGGTGACGGGCCTCGGCGTCAGCGACCTGCGCCGTTCGCTGACGCAGAAGAACCGTGATCTTGGCGATGCCCTGCTACAGGTGCGCGACATGGCGATCCGCGATGAGCTGACCGGTCTCTACAACCGCCGCCATATCATGGATGTGCTCAGCCAGCAGCAAGCGCTGGCGGAAGCCGGCAGTTACCGCTTTGCGCTCTGCTTTGTCGATTTGGATCACTTCAAGCGGATCAATGATCGCTATGGGCATGGTGTCGGTGATGCGGTGCTGCGCCGCTTCGGCCAGTTGGCGCGGCAATGCTTGCGCGAAGCGGACTACATTGGTCGGCTCGGTGGCGAAGAGTTCGTACTCGTGGTGACCCAAGCAGATCTGGCTGGCGCGGCGCGCTTGGCAGAACGGCTGCAGCAGCAGTTCCGTCACAGCCTGTTCGATGATTTGACGCCGGGCTTTGGACCGACGCTGTCGGTGGGCGTGGCCGGCTATCGACCGGATGAGGCTCTGTCCACTACGCTGGCGCGGGCCGATGCCTGCCTGTATCAGGCGAAAGCGCAAGGCCGTGATTGCATCGTCACAGAGCACCAGTTGGCATCCGCCAGCTGA
- the glpK gene encoding glycerol kinase GlpK — MSGYLLAIDQGTTSSRVLLFRTDGTVVSQAQKEFPQYFPADGWVEHDAVQIWQDCLALCQQVLERSGVAATALAGIGITNQRETTVLWERASGQPLARAIVWQDRRTADRCAQLKQGGHEAMVQARTGLLLDPYFSASKLAWLLDDIPGARARAERGELAFGTIDSWLLWNLTGGAVHATDATNASRTLLFNIHEQRWDPELLALFDIPAALLPDVRDCAADYGRTLPTLLGAAVPVTGIAGDQQAALIGQACFSPGMVKSTYGTGCFMVVNTGREAIPSRHRLLTTVGYRLNGEVTYALEGSIFVAGAAIQWLRDGLRLISDASETEALARSVGSAKGVYMVPAFTGLGAPWWDPHARGALLGLTRDTGIAEVVTAGLEAVCYQSLDLLEAMVADGSTRPTALRVDGGMVVNNWLAQSLANILGVRVDRPQITETTALGAAYLAGLQAGVFESLEAIAQQWQRQSAFEPCLDEDDRRARHAGWREAVAMVCRR; from the coding sequence ATGTCCGGCTACCTGCTGGCGATTGACCAGGGCACCACCAGCTCCCGTGTCCTGCTGTTCCGCACCGACGGCACTGTGGTCAGCCAAGCGCAGAAGGAATTTCCCCAGTACTTTCCCGCCGACGGCTGGGTCGAGCACGATGCGGTGCAGATTTGGCAAGACTGCCTGGCGTTGTGCCAGCAGGTGCTGGAGCGCAGTGGCGTGGCGGCGACCGCATTGGCCGGCATCGGCATCACCAATCAGCGCGAAACCACGGTGCTGTGGGAGCGCGCCAGCGGTCAGCCGTTGGCACGCGCCATCGTTTGGCAGGACCGCCGCACCGCTGACCGCTGCGCGCAGCTGAAGCAGGGCGGTCACGAAGCCATGGTGCAGGCCCGTACCGGGCTGCTGCTCGATCCCTATTTCTCGGCCAGCAAACTGGCCTGGTTGCTGGACGACATTCCCGGTGCCCGCGCCCGCGCTGAGCGCGGCGAACTGGCGTTCGGCACCATCGACAGCTGGCTGCTGTGGAATCTCACTGGCGGAGCGGTGCATGCCACTGACGCCACCAACGCTTCGCGCACGCTGCTGTTCAACATCCACGAACAGCGTTGGGATCCGGAGTTGCTGGCGCTGTTCGATATCCCGGCGGCCTTGCTGCCGGACGTGCGCGACTGTGCTGCGGATTACGGCCGCACGCTGCCAACGCTGCTCGGCGCAGCAGTGCCGGTGACCGGCATCGCCGGCGATCAGCAGGCGGCGCTGATCGGCCAAGCCTGTTTCTCGCCGGGGATGGTGAAAAGCACCTATGGTACCGGCTGCTTTATGGTGGTGAACACCGGCCGTGAGGCGATCCCATCGCGCCATCGGTTGCTGACTACGGTCGGCTACCGCCTCAATGGTGAGGTGACCTATGCGCTGGAGGGGTCGATCTTCGTGGCCGGTGCCGCCATCCAGTGGCTGCGTGATGGTCTGCGGCTGATTTCCGATGCCAGCGAAACCGAAGCCTTAGCGCGCAGCGTCGGCAGTGCCAAAGGGGTGTACATGGTGCCAGCGTTTACCGGCCTCGGTGCGCCCTGGTGGGATCCCCACGCCCGCGGTGCGCTGCTGGGCCTGACCCGCGACACCGGCATTGCCGAAGTGGTCACCGCCGGGCTGGAAGCGGTGTGTTATCAGAGCCTGGATCTGCTGGAAGCGATGGTGGCCGATGGCAGCACCCGTCCCACCGCGCTGCGGGTGGATGGCGGCATGGTGGTCAACAACTGGCTGGCGCAAAGCCTTGCCAACATCCTCGGCGTGCGGGTGGACCGCCCACAGATTACCGAAACCACAGCGCTTGGCGCCGCCTATCTGGCCGGCCTGCAGGCAGGCGTGTTCGAGTCGCTGGAGGCCATCGCCCAGCAATGGCAGCGCCAGTCTGCATTCGAGCCGTGCCTGGACGAAGACGACCGCCGTGCTCGTCACGCCGGCTGGCGCGAGGCGGTGGCGATGGTGTGCCGCCGCTGA
- a CDS encoding ABC transporter ATP-binding protein, with translation MSRPVALSVLDLACRYQQQPVVQGVSFELPEGDIACLLGPSGCGKTTTLRAIAGLEPLTGGRIQLHGRTVSNAEAQRPPEQRGLGMVFQEHALFPHLSVGDNVAFGLRQLGSSARRARVEECLALVQLPGLARRYPHELSGGQQQRVALARALAPRPALLLLDEPFASLDLDLRRQLNQELRRILRQQGMTALMVTHDQDEAFTMADHLGVMRGGKLEQWGSPEQVYACPASRFVAQFSGSTNWLPARVEAGALQTALGPLPLPAAALPAGALELLVRPEAVLLGPLDGGQPARVLSREFLGGHCRYRLQLACGTELWARGSSGHRPGDQLGVSLMAAPAVCFAAD, from the coding sequence TTGTCTCGCCCCGTTGCCCTCTCCGTGCTCGATCTTGCCTGCCGCTACCAGCAACAACCGGTGGTACAGGGCGTGTCATTCGAGTTACCGGAAGGCGACATCGCCTGCCTGTTGGGCCCTTCCGGCTGTGGCAAGACCACCACCCTGCGCGCCATTGCCGGCCTCGAACCGCTCACCGGCGGCCGCATCCAATTGCACGGCCGAACAGTGTCCAACGCCGAGGCCCAGCGACCACCGGAACAACGTGGCCTCGGCATGGTGTTCCAAGAACACGCGCTATTTCCCCATTTGAGTGTCGGCGACAACGTCGCGTTCGGCCTGCGCCAACTGGGCAGCAGTGCGCGCCGCGCGCGGGTGGAAGAATGTTTGGCGCTGGTACAGCTGCCGGGCCTGGCACGGCGTTATCCGCATGAGCTGTCCGGCGGCCAGCAACAGCGCGTAGCCCTCGCGCGTGCGCTAGCACCGCGGCCGGCATTGCTGCTGCTGGATGAACCCTTTGCTAGCCTCGACCTGGACCTGCGTCGCCAGCTCAACCAGGAACTGCGCCGTATCCTGCGTCAGCAGGGCATGACCGCGCTGATGGTCACCCACGACCAAGACGAAGCCTTCACTATGGCCGATCACTTGGGCGTGATGCGCGGCGGCAAACTGGAGCAATGGGGCAGCCCGGAACAGGTGTATGCCTGTCCCGCCAGCCGCTTCGTCGCCCAGTTCTCTGGCAGCACCAACTGGTTACCGGCACGCGTCGAAGCCGGCGCTTTACAGACCGCACTCGGCCCCCTGCCGCTGCCGGCTGCCGCCCTGCCGGCCGGCGCGCTGGAGTTGTTGGTGCGCCCAGAAGCGGTGCTGCTCGGCCCGCTCGACGGCGGCCAGCCGGCGCGAGTGCTGAGCCGGGAGTTCCTCGGCGGCCACTGCCGCTACCGACTACAGCTAGCTTGCGGCACCGAGCTGTGGGCTCGTGGCAGCAGCGGCCATCGGCCGGGCGATCAGTTGGGTGTGTCGTTGATGGCGGCGCCAGCGGTGTGTTTCGCGGCGGACTGA